Proteins co-encoded in one Maylandia zebra isolate NMK-2024a linkage group LG16, Mzebra_GT3a, whole genome shotgun sequence genomic window:
- the zgc:162944 gene encoding glutamine amidotransferase-like class 1 domain-containing protein 3, mitochondrial has protein sequence MLSLLQHCGRNLLTARTLQTVSSSYYSAQMGKRVAVVLAGCGVYDGSEIHEASAVLVHLSRGGATVNMFAPNIDQMHVVDHLKGAPSQEKRNVLVESARLARGNIQDLSKLSVKEHEAVIFPGGFGAAKNLCTWAVQGKDCSVNDEVKAALQAFHSEGKPIGLCCISPVLAAKVIPGCEVTVGIEKDDKYPDTADTAAAINQLGCKHVSKGVGESHVDEKNKLVTTCAFMCNAPIHEIFDGIGSMVQGVLKLA, from the exons ATGCTCAGTCTTCTGCAGCACTGTGGTCGCAACTTACTGACAGCTAGGACCCTCCAGACCGTGAGCAGCAGTTATTATTCAGCGCAGATGGGCAAACGCGTGGCTGTGGTGCTGGCGGGCTGCGGCGTCTATGACGGCAGCGAGATCCACGAGGCCTCCGCTGTTTTGGTCCATCTGAGCAGAGGGGGTGCGACT GTGAACATGTTCGCACCCAATATTGACCAGATGCATGTGGTAGATCACCTGAAAGGTGCGCCTTCTCAGGAAAAGAGGAATGTGCTGGTGGAGAGCGCAAGGCTGGCCCGTGGAAACATCCAGGATCTGTCTAAGCTCAGCGTGAAAGAGCACGAGGCTGTTATTTTCCCAG GCGGCTTTGGAGCTGCGAAGAATCTCTGTACGTGGGCAGTGCAGGGCAAGGACTGCTCTGTAAATGACGAGGTCAAGGCTGCTCTGCAGGCGTTCCACAGCGAAGGCAAACCCATCGGCCTCTGCTGCATCTCACCTGTGCTGGCTGCCAAAGTGATCCCTGGGTGCGAGGTCACCGTCGGCATCGAAAAGGACGACAA GTATCCAGACACCGCTGACACTGCAGCGGCCATCAACCAGCTGGGCTGCAAGCACGTGAGCAAGGGCGTCGGCGAGAGCCACGTGGACGAAAAGAACAAGCTGGTCACCACCTGTGCCTTCATGTGCAACGCTCCGATCCACGAGATATTTGATGGAATCGGATCGATGGTCCAGGGCGTCCTGAAACTCGCCTGA
- the cln5 gene encoding bis(monoacylglycero)phosphate synthase CLN5 gives MFYTEVVLGFKLLLFLHVVAQFRINGQQKWPVPYRRFDRRPDVDSYCQALYPFCPTGDPDGRIPYMRDSDTISVYRLQTPVWEFKYGSLLGKFHIMHDAVGFSSAETGTNYTMEWYELFQLGNCTFPHLRQDMYAPFWCNQGAACFFEGIDDLHWSQNGTLEKIGVITGQQFNDMARWVQEDNETGIYYETWAVRSDPSPNATVWFESYDCSQFVHRTYRKLTELGAKLSSRSQTNYTKIYLYSGEPTYLGNDSAIFGQPALKNLALDICKFYHTFRPHQTFADAMISLLEAFETVVLERSFYLYYNFEYWHLPMKPPYVRITYEEVPLP, from the exons ATGTTTTACACGGAGGTCGTTCTGGGATTCAAACTGCTCCTCTTTCTGCACGTCGTCGCTCAGTTCAGGATTAATGGACAGCAGAAGTGGCCCGTACCCTACAG GCGTTTCGATCGTCGGCCTGATGTGGACTCTTACTGTCAAGCTCTCTATCCGTTCTGCCCCACCGGAGACCCAGATGGACGGATTCCCTACATGAGAGACAGCGACACCATCTCGGTGTATCGGCTGCAGACTCCAGTGTGGGAATTCAAGTATGGAAGTTTGCTGGGAAAGTTT CACATCATGCATGATGCTGTTGGGTTCAGCAGTGCAGAGACAGGAACCAACTACACCATGGAGTGGTACGAGCTGTTTCAGCTGGGCAACTGCACTTTTCCTCACCTCAGACAAGACATGTACGCACCTTTCTGGTGCAACCAGGGAGCTGCCTGCTTCTTTGAAGGCATTGATGATTTACACTGGTCACAGAATGGCACCTTAGAGAAAATTGGAGTAATCACAG GGCAGCAGTTCAACGACATGGCCCGCTGGGTGCAGGAGGACAACGAGACTGGGATCTACTACGAGACGTGGGCAGTTCGGTCTGACCCCAGCCCCAACGCCACGGTGTGGTTCGAATCCTATGACTGTTCCCAGTTTGTCCACCGCACATACAGGAAGCTTACAGAGCTGGGAGCCAAACTATCCAGCCGATCACAGACCAACTACACCAAGATCTACCTGTACAGCGGAGAGCCCACGTACCTCGGCAATGACAGCGCCATTTTCGGACAGCCTGCTCTGAAAAATCTGGCATTGGACATCTGTAAATTTTACCACACATTTAGGCCACACCAGACATTTGCAGATGCCATGATCAGTCTGCTGGAGGCTTTTGAGACGGTCGTGTTGGAAAGGAGCTTCTATCTCTACTACAACTTTGAGTACTGGCATCTGCCAATGAAACCTCCATATGTGCGGATTACATATGAAGAAGTGCCTTTGCCTTAA
- the acod1 gene encoding cis-aconitate decarboxylase: MLRKGITESFGAGIHALNTSQLTDGVINRSKRMMLDTLGVGLLGTRTAVFNKALKYSQLFTSRERSSVWGQSDIILPPHYAAFVNGIAVHSMDFDDTWHPATHPSGAVLPALLALAETLPSQPSGLDLLLAFNVGIEVQGRLMRFSKEAYNIPERFHPPSVVGVMGSAAASAKLLGLSPEQCIHALAIAASSAGAPLANAATQTKPLHIGNAARGGLEAARLAQIGLKGNPAILDLDRGLGVYYKDYSPSAMADSAVRAYKWILEDQDVAFKRIPAHLGMHWVVDAALAAREKLQNAVGKFDLSQIRHVTLRVPPSKYVNCPLPATEHQARHSFQFNACTALLDNKVTVASFGDAQIGRSALKELLGKVSLETPEDNLPSFDKMYCEVEIATHQGPSYTARCDTFYGHWRKPLTLKHLVDKFRVNASSVLCTVGVEGVIDVIGNIERVADCSILGSYLRMTSNQEHLDRMRIL, translated from the exons ATGCTTCGCAAG GGTATCACAGAGAGCTTTGGAGCTGGGATCCATGCCCTCAACACctcacagctgacagatggtgTGATTAACAGGAGCAAAAGGATGATGCTGGACACCCTCGGTGTCGGACTATTAGGAACCAGAACAGCTGTCTTCAATAAGGCTCTGAAGTACAGTCAG TTGTTCACATCGCGGGAAAGGAGCAGCGTTTGGGGTCAATCAGATATAATTCTGCCTCCTCATTACGCTGCATTTGTTAATGGCATCGCT GTTCACTCCATGGACTTTGACGACACTTGGCACCCTGCGACTCATCCCTCGGGCGCCGTCCTACCTGCGCTGCTGGCCCTGGCAGAGACACTTCCCAGCCAGCCCTCTGGTCTGGATCTCCTGCTAGCCTTCAATGTTGGCATTGAAGTTCAAGGCAGACTGATGAGGTTCTCCAAAGAAGCCTACAACATCCCTGAAAG ATTCCACCCTCCCAGTGTTGTTGGAGTGATGGGCAGCGCTGCAGCCTCGGCTAAGCTCCTCGGTCTGTCCCCTGAACAGTGCATTCATGCTCTTGCCATAGCAGCCTCCTCTGCTGGGGCGCCTTTAGCCAACGCTGCCACACAGACCAAACCTCTCCACATTGGAAACGCTGCTCGGGGAGGCCTAGAGGCCGCTCGGCTGGCCCAGATAGGACTGAAGGGAAATCCAGCCATACTGGATTTGGACAGAGGGCTTGGTGTTTACTACAAAGACTACAGTCCCTCCGCTATGGCGGATTCTGCTGTGAGAGCATATAAATGGATTCTGGAAGATCAGGACGTGGCATTCAAACGCATCCCCGCTCACCTCGGGATGCACTGGGTTGTCGATGCAGCTCTAGCAGCCCGGGAAAAGCTCCAAAACGCAGTCGGCAAATTTGACCTCAGCCAGATCCGGCATGTCACACTTCGGGTGCCTCCATCCAAGTACGTTAACTGCCCGTTACCTGCCACAGAACACCAAGCCAGGCACTCGTTCCAGTTCAACGCCTGCACCGCACTGCTGGATAACAAGGTGACCGTGGCGTCTTTCGGCGACGCTCAAATCGGCCGATCCGCTCTGAAGGAGCTCCTGGGCAAAGTCAGCTTGGAGACGCCGGAAGATAACCTGCCCAGTTTTGACAAGATGTACTGCGAGGTCGAGATAGCGACGCACCAGGGGCCGAGCTACACAGCCAGATGTGACACTTTCTACGGCCACTGGCGGAAGCCGCTGACTCTGAAGCACCTGGTGGATAAGTTCAGAGTGAATGCTTCGTCTGTGCTGTGCACAGTGGGAGTGGAGGGGGTCATTGATGTTATAGGAAACATTGAAAGGGTGGCAGATTGCTCAATATTGGGTTCATATCTGAGAATGACAAGTAATCAAGAGCACCTGGACAGAATGAGGATTTTGTAA
- the kctd12.1 gene encoding BTB/POZ domain-containing protein KCTD12.1, with translation MALADTERGVSSCGDSGAQFSEIIELNVGGQVYVTRHKTLIAVPDSLLWNMFSKKSPKELARDSKGRFFLDRDGFLFRYILDYLRDLNLVLPDYFPEKSRLQREADFFQLRDLAKRLNPRVSKENSISEEISQSDTEDGGQQCGSSGGLETLRTMSVSGAMRSPSLDSRKSGYITIGYRGSYTIGRDIQTDAKFRRVARITVCGKTSLAKEVFGDTLNESRDPDRPPERYTSRYYLKYNFLEQAFDKLTEAGFHMVACSSTGTCAYTSNDPNEDKIWTSYTEYVFCRE, from the coding sequence ATGGCACTGGCGGACACAGAGCGCGGAGTGTCCAGCTGCGGGGATTCGGGCGCCCAGTTTTCCGAGATCATCGAGCTGAATGTCGGCGGACAGGTTTATGTCACCAGACACAAAACTCTGATCGCCGTCCCAGACTCACTCTTGTGGAACATGTTCAGCAAGAAGTCACCAAAGGAGTTGGCGAGAGACAGCAAAGGGCGCTTCTTCTTGGACAGGGATGGGTTCTTGTTCCGCTACATCCTCGACTATCTCCGAGACCTCAACTTGGTCCTCCCGGACTACTTCCCCGAGAAAAGTCGGCTGCAGAGAGAGGCTGACTTTTTCCAGCTTCGGGACCTCGCAAAACGCCTCAATCCCCGGGTGAGTAAAGAGAATTCAATCAGCGAGGAGATCAGCCAGAGCGACACAGAAGACGGCGGGCAGCAGTGCGGCTCCTCCGGCGGCTTGGAGACTTTACGCACCATGTCTGTCAGCGGAGCCATGCGCTCCCCGTCTCTGGACTCTAGAAAGTCCGGCTACATCACGATAGGATACCGCGGCTCGTACACTATTGGCAGAGACATCCAAACCGATGCCAAGTTCAGGAGAGTGGCGCGCATCACAGTTTGCGGTAAGACCTCTCTGGCCAAAGAAGTGTTTGGGGACACGCTGAATGAGAGCAGAGACCCGGACAGGCCCCCTGAGAGATACACATCCCGGTACTATCTCAAGTATAATTTTCTAGAGCAGGCATTTGACAAGCTGACAGAAGCGGGATTCCACATGGTGGCCTGCAGCTCCACAGGCACCTGTGCCTACACCAGCAACGATCCCAATGAAGACAAAATTTGGACAAGCTACACTGAATACGTTTTCTGTCGGGAATAA